In Leptospira stimsonii, the following proteins share a genomic window:
- a CDS encoding putative solute-binding protein: MKRIRIFLIATLALLLTSSVFAADPINKTICVFDPSGTHGDIYKSALRYQAQALNWGIRLEPKAYTDEVVANSDFKAGKCNLAYLTSLRVRGYVPQSGSLEAIGALPSYDLLKRTIDVLSNPKARQLNVSGEYETMAMFPGGAVYLLLRDKNLRSIKDLAGKKIATLTYDQAATTMVDVVGSSMVPAEIATFAGIFNNGRADACYSPAVGFKPLELMKGIVPNGGIVKFPIGQLTFQIVGKTADFPADYGNQSRQWAATQFETMLELTRKAEKEVPAKYWLEVPKEEVKGYFEKFREVRIKLRDKGVYHASILKLMKGVRCKADANAEECSDSLE, translated from the coding sequence ATGAAAAGAATCCGTATCTTTTTAATCGCGACCTTGGCACTTCTGCTAACGTCATCCGTCTTTGCCGCAGATCCGATCAACAAAACGATCTGTGTCTTCGATCCTTCCGGTACACACGGTGATATTTATAAATCCGCTCTTCGTTATCAGGCTCAGGCTCTCAACTGGGGAATTCGCCTGGAACCGAAAGCCTACACCGACGAAGTAGTGGCGAATTCGGATTTTAAGGCCGGAAAATGTAACCTTGCTTATCTGACCAGTCTTCGTGTTCGAGGGTATGTTCCTCAATCGGGTTCGCTCGAGGCGATTGGAGCTCTTCCTTCTTACGATCTTTTAAAAAGAACGATCGATGTTTTATCCAATCCGAAAGCGAGACAGCTCAACGTTTCCGGAGAATATGAAACGATGGCGATGTTTCCGGGCGGAGCCGTTTATCTTCTTTTGAGAGATAAGAATCTTCGTTCCATTAAGGATCTCGCCGGTAAGAAGATCGCGACTCTTACCTATGATCAAGCCGCGACGACAATGGTCGACGTGGTGGGTTCCTCGATGGTTCCAGCGGAGATCGCGACGTTTGCTGGAATTTTTAACAACGGGCGCGCGGACGCGTGCTATTCTCCTGCGGTCGGTTTTAAACCTCTGGAACTTATGAAGGGTATTGTGCCTAACGGAGGAATCGTAAAGTTTCCGATCGGACAACTTACGTTTCAGATCGTAGGTAAAACGGCCGATTTCCCGGCTGACTACGGAAATCAATCCAGACAATGGGCGGCGACTCAGTTCGAGACGATGTTGGAACTTACGAGAAAAGCGGAGAAGGAAGTTCCCGCAAAATATTGGTTAGAGGTTCCGAAAGAGGAAGTCAAAGGTTACTTTGAGAAATTTAGAGAAGTTCGTATCAAACTCAGAGACAAAGGTGTTTATCACGCGTCCATTTTAAAATTAATGAAAGGCGTCCGTTGTAAGGCCGATGCAAACGCGGAAGAATGTTCCGATTCCTTGGAATAA
- a CDS encoding Ig-like domain-containing protein, with protein sequence MLIQKNTFIGVLIFLSILYVDCSDKKKDSGFDLLALFDIGGSSGGQSPNASVIPAYNNVDNQVATLPANFGQAGPQAHLFINSYENVNRYKDLEIQFSKPMNRALTEESITLEGASGPLPGPGIGVEFYWASEQRLILNPYRELKPGEKYTLSISQDALTVSNKPLISYSQELKTTLNYSLNNSVSQGAMTRSLNGTDDISLDTSADVTINSTFQNPVNGENYIDSVYLRKSGSGSSIKICPSALPGSTCSMNPISLNLSNSALPPVIGGNTYYYEIQTKFGPNYKKYFSFNYGNLTNPNMLLTNISNGVMDEAQMLPFLGKVIQKFTTGAFKVQDNNGTPRTFQEFLIGLPDHSKKKFYDNGQWNIGEACIRPGQAGSGGTNKIDDFKNQEFISVLGAKPGTEGRGYCWVPSATYPTYPTSIVGPKGAEDQGEWAFDKWPKAAAPFSRYNAPLEDSLGAASMTMDVYVTDMRLPSFVKNSSGTQLGNIAADLKVNPGTSNTPPGLGLDLSSRYVEVDLFIVSRYEDWYTIFISPGTLMYFKTTARLNWDPNVDPNLNGGNNALPNIYLTTPSLRMARARNSLSVDSSGTVWMAVRAPFAVNNSVFPNQPSNADIDSVTNNFFVLPWSNPTFLPMGIYSGAEDTKDFMYTAPMEYIASNEGGVDNILVPLIGRGTVQNLAGGTVPYVKGIITQYMLKDIVQRIAPNVLNSVVGALRDDGVTIQLPSYLPAPLKNFPLTVKLKLRQESVIKHDGINKGLVSNLDLSFSSNYVDPQGKGLRTQGAKSGMILTRNPATPFPSTYQFTQSNANPGFLLSLHSDTISQAAFHLWQRRGLDINMNKSFIDTINSYSGGNPLFQLTTTLLKASPIITILAPGREKLQGLNGSNALAPAAKPYDDIEMIMEPVLAPSVKFKPMSGSGIPKLRLFFTEMQLKIVAKKPATCTGLSGAELSDCGNDTRPNGYSYTLGAVRISLSADADFKFVTFSNPNNDPNLQNLNALQVVLSTSNLDYTVEVLEGQTFNPFGLDPDGIYSVIEPLVTSLVVPLINSILKEVPLPPQINFPKLRHPTNNTACAINARSNVIQFFTLSTENTSDPYMLGGMRFVGAAANDPSSLIICP encoded by the coding sequence ATGCTAATTCAGAAAAATACATTCATCGGAGTTTTAATCTTTTTGAGTATTCTTTACGTCGATTGTTCGGACAAGAAGAAAGACTCGGGCTTTGACCTTTTGGCGCTTTTTGATATCGGTGGAAGCTCAGGCGGACAAAGTCCGAATGCTTCGGTGATTCCCGCTTACAATAACGTGGACAATCAAGTCGCTACGTTGCCCGCAAATTTCGGTCAAGCAGGTCCGCAGGCCCATCTCTTCATCAATTCCTACGAAAACGTGAATCGTTATAAGGATTTGGAAATTCAATTTTCAAAACCTATGAACCGAGCACTCACGGAAGAAAGCATAACGTTGGAAGGGGCTTCCGGACCGTTGCCTGGTCCGGGTATCGGAGTAGAGTTTTATTGGGCGAGCGAGCAACGACTGATTCTGAATCCCTATCGAGAATTGAAACCGGGAGAAAAATATACACTTTCCATTAGTCAGGATGCTTTGACGGTATCCAACAAACCTCTGATATCCTATTCTCAAGAATTAAAAACGACATTGAATTATTCGCTTAACAATTCGGTCAGTCAAGGAGCGATGACGCGCTCCCTCAACGGCACCGACGATATATCTTTGGATACTTCTGCGGATGTTACGATCAATTCCACGTTTCAAAATCCGGTAAACGGAGAAAACTATATCGATTCGGTTTATCTTAGAAAGAGCGGAAGTGGTTCTTCCATCAAAATTTGTCCGAGCGCACTACCCGGTTCCACTTGTTCCATGAATCCGATCAGTTTGAATCTTTCCAACTCCGCTCTTCCGCCAGTGATCGGAGGAAACACCTATTACTATGAAATCCAGACGAAGTTCGGTCCGAATTATAAGAAATACTTCAGCTTCAATTACGGGAATCTAACGAACCCGAATATGCTTCTAACCAATATTTCCAACGGAGTTATGGATGAAGCTCAGATGCTTCCTTTTCTTGGAAAGGTGATTCAAAAATTTACGACGGGTGCGTTTAAGGTCCAGGATAACAACGGAACTCCTCGAACGTTTCAAGAATTTTTAATCGGACTTCCGGATCATTCCAAGAAGAAGTTTTATGACAACGGTCAATGGAACATCGGTGAGGCGTGTATTCGACCGGGACAAGCCGGCTCGGGAGGAACGAACAAAATCGACGACTTTAAGAATCAAGAATTTATTTCAGTGTTAGGTGCGAAACCAGGCACCGAAGGAAGGGGATACTGTTGGGTTCCATCCGCTACGTATCCAACGTATCCCACATCCATCGTAGGACCGAAAGGCGCGGAAGATCAAGGAGAATGGGCGTTTGACAAATGGCCGAAAGCCGCCGCTCCATTTAGTAGATACAATGCACCGCTCGAAGATTCCTTAGGTGCGGCGAGTATGACGATGGACGTCTACGTTACGGACATGAGACTTCCTTCCTTTGTGAAAAATTCTTCCGGGACTCAACTTGGAAATATCGCGGCGGATCTCAAAGTGAATCCAGGAACTTCGAATACACCGCCGGGACTCGGATTGGATCTAAGCTCCCGTTATGTAGAAGTGGACCTTTTTATCGTTTCTCGTTACGAAGACTGGTATACGATTTTTATTTCTCCGGGCACTCTTATGTATTTCAAAACGACCGCCCGTTTGAATTGGGATCCAAACGTCGATCCGAACCTAAACGGAGGAAACAACGCGCTACCGAACATCTATCTCACGACTCCTTCTTTGAGAATGGCGAGAGCGAGAAATTCACTTTCTGTGGATTCTTCCGGGACGGTATGGATGGCGGTTCGAGCTCCTTTCGCGGTCAACAATTCTGTCTTCCCGAATCAACCGAGTAATGCGGACATCGATTCGGTAACGAATAATTTCTTCGTATTGCCTTGGTCCAATCCTACGTTTCTTCCCATGGGAATCTATTCGGGAGCCGAGGATACGAAGGATTTTATGTATACGGCTCCTATGGAATACATCGCTTCCAATGAAGGTGGGGTGGATAATATCCTCGTACCTTTGATCGGAAGAGGAACGGTTCAGAATCTTGCGGGAGGGACCGTTCCTTACGTAAAAGGAATCATCACTCAGTACATGCTGAAAGACATAGTCCAAAGGATTGCGCCTAACGTTCTAAATTCGGTGGTGGGGGCTTTGCGCGACGACGGCGTCACGATCCAACTTCCAAGTTATTTGCCTGCCCCGCTTAAAAATTTTCCACTCACAGTAAAGTTGAAACTGAGACAAGAAAGCGTAATCAAACACGACGGAATCAACAAGGGACTCGTCAGTAATTTGGATCTTTCGTTCTCCAGCAATTATGTGGATCCACAAGGAAAAGGGCTCAGAACTCAGGGAGCGAAATCGGGGATGATTCTCACACGAAATCCCGCGACTCCGTTCCCATCCACTTATCAGTTTACACAAAGTAATGCCAATCCGGGATTCCTTCTTTCCTTACATTCAGACACGATTTCTCAAGCCGCATTTCATCTATGGCAGAGAAGAGGTCTTGATATCAATATGAACAAATCATTCATCGACACAATAAACAGTTATTCGGGAGGGAATCCTCTTTTCCAGCTAACAACGACTTTGCTGAAAGCTTCTCCGATCATTACGATTTTAGCTCCTGGACGCGAAAAACTGCAAGGTTTGAACGGTTCGAACGCCTTAGCTCCCGCGGCGAAACCGTATGACGATATCGAAATGATCATGGAACCAGTTTTGGCGCCGAGCGTAAAATTCAAACCGATGAGCGGATCCGGGATACCGAAGCTTCGTTTATTTTTTACGGAGATGCAGTTGAAGATAGTCGCGAAAAAACCCGCGACATGTACGGGACTAAGCGGTGCGGAATTGAGCGATTGTGGAAACGATACCAGGCCGAACGGCTATTCCTATACGTTAGGCGCCGTTCGAATCAGCCTTTCTGCGGACGCGGATTTTAAATTTGTCACTTTTTCCAATCCGAATAACGATCCTAATTTACAAAATTTGAATGCACTTCAGGTAGTTCTCTCCACTTCGAATTTGGATTATACTGTGGAAGTTTTGGAAGGTCAGACATTCAATCCGTTTGGTTTGGATCCGGACGGTATTTACAGCGTGATCGAACCCTTAGTGACCTCGCTCGTGGTACCCTTGATCAATAGCATCCTAAAAGAAGTCCCGCTTCCTCCACAGATCAACTTCCCGAAGTTAAGGCACCCGACAAACAACACCGCGTGTGCGATCAATGCGAGAAGTAACGTAATACAATTTTTTACGCTCTCTACGGAAAATACTTCGGACCCATATATGTTAGGCGGAATGAGATTTGTTGGAGCCGCCGCGAACGATCCAAGTTCGTTGATCATTTGTCCATAA
- a CDS encoding RNA recognition motif domain-containing protein, with protein sequence MNIYIGNLAYQATEDDLRKAFESFGEVTSVRIITDKLSGKSRGLAFVEMANKDEGNAAIDGLNGTQIRGREIKVNEALPKKPFPEKSRSRY encoded by the coding sequence ATGAACATTTACATAGGCAACCTCGCCTATCAGGCAACCGAAGACGATCTCCGAAAAGCTTTTGAATCTTTTGGAGAAGTAACCTCTGTACGCATCATCACTGATAAACTTTCCGGCAAATCCCGGGGACTGGCTTTCGTGGAAATGGCGAACAAAGACGAAGGAAATGCGGCGATTGACGGCTTAAACGGAACTCAGATCCGTGGAAGAGAAATCAAAGTCAACGAAGCACTTCCTAAAAAACCTTTTCCGGAAAAATCTCGATCTAGATACTGA
- a CDS encoding helix-turn-helix domain-containing protein, whose product MTESLAPIAFAVVFEFGFPSSQSVHFLPNTIHFIFYWMGIFGTSLGSLMFLGQIVLLHKNRLNYLLGFLFLGMSILQGSSISILSSNESYHSWLILLHIPALYSVGPVLYGIYKTSTGESFPSSKKKFVLHSILPVLGVLLYCAVLFFYPDIGSVLRKAFVERIFPSPLDWILLPTVFGIGIYVSLVLKSSKDLWRWEVWKSEPTARILSFLAVTSLLHLCLGACFFITKIPDFLILTTGGMGFALCAAYLIGHRNPGFFQKLEEVTKATREKYARSLLVGIDREVLKENLIQLMERDRLYREEDLGLGDLADELALSTHQVSEFLNQELGKNFSVFVNDFRVSEACHLLKSEPTQSILEIAYSVGFRTKSSFNRAFQKHTGITPSEFRSKSQKENAD is encoded by the coding sequence TTGACAGAGTCGCTCGCACCGATAGCATTCGCTGTTGTGTTCGAATTCGGCTTTCCCTCTTCGCAGTCCGTTCACTTTCTCCCAAATACAATTCATTTTATCTTTTACTGGATGGGAATTTTTGGAACCTCTTTAGGATCCTTGATGTTTCTCGGACAGATCGTCCTACTTCATAAGAATCGTCTCAACTATCTGCTCGGATTTTTATTCTTAGGAATGTCTATCTTGCAAGGGAGTTCGATTTCGATTCTTTCTTCCAATGAAAGTTACCATTCCTGGTTGATTCTTCTGCACATTCCGGCGCTCTATTCCGTGGGTCCCGTATTGTATGGAATCTACAAGACCAGCACGGGAGAATCCTTTCCTTCTTCAAAAAAGAAATTCGTTCTTCATAGCATTCTTCCCGTCTTAGGCGTTCTCCTTTATTGTGCCGTTTTGTTTTTTTATCCGGACATTGGATCCGTCCTTCGCAAAGCCTTTGTAGAAAGAATTTTTCCGAGTCCTTTGGATTGGATTTTACTTCCCACGGTTTTTGGAATCGGGATCTACGTTTCTCTCGTTTTAAAAAGTTCCAAAGATCTTTGGAGATGGGAGGTTTGGAAATCGGAACCAACCGCGAGGATTCTCAGTTTTCTCGCGGTGACGTCCCTTCTTCATCTTTGTTTAGGCGCCTGCTTCTTTATTACAAAAATTCCTGACTTCCTGATCTTGACAACGGGAGGAATGGGGTTCGCTCTTTGTGCGGCCTATTTGATCGGACATAGAAATCCCGGATTCTTCCAAAAACTAGAAGAAGTTACAAAAGCGACGAGAGAGAAATACGCACGTTCCCTTTTGGTAGGAATCGATCGAGAGGTTTTAAAGGAGAATCTAATTCAACTGATGGAAAGGGATCGTTTGTATCGGGAAGAAGATCTCGGCCTCGGTGATCTGGCGGACGAACTCGCGCTTTCCACCCACCAAGTTTCCGAATTCTTAAATCAAGAATTGGGAAAGAATTTTTCCGTCTTTGTAAACGACTTTAGAGTTTCAGAAGCCTGCCATCTTCTAAAATCGGAACCCACTCAGAGTATTCTGGAGATCGCCTACTCCGTTGGATTTCGGACGAAGTCGTCCTTCAATCGTGCCTTTCAAAAACATACCGGAATCACGCCGAGCGAGTTTCGCTCAAAATCACAGAAAGAAAACGCAGATTGA